The DNA window TGATGTTAATTTTACAATCTACAGCCCGTTGTCAATCGTTAGTGAGTCTGTGTGGTGTCTATATGATCGCTAGATCAAGTCTTAAGTTATCAAGGTATTAATTTTCAAGATATAAAAAACTAGACGGCACACTTTATATAAGATATTTATCTATTATAGAAACAAAATCCTTGTTTAAAGTTACATGTCTAATATAGAATTCAGGATTTCTTAACTAAAtaggtaaataaataaaatttcacaaaatttcaaccaatccaataataaaattaaaaattatatacattcAGTTAGGAAATTCAATTAACTTGTTCATATCAATCTTGATTATAAGCATGTCAAATGTTTtggttactttcttttttatattttatgcaGGTATAATTAGCTATTTTGGTAATgtggtataaaatatttttaattaaaaataattaaaataatatttttttagatttgatataaaaataaaaaataaaaaacaatattaatttaatattttttatataaaaaaacattttaaaaaaaaaaaacactccccGGTATCAAGTACCTCAGTCGTCTAAGCTAATGATCACCCAAGAGCCACACATGTGACGTGTTCAATCTTTGTCGTTTTATGACTGAACACGGCTACCGACGTAACATAAAGGTCTTGGGCCATCCCGccaaaactattaatttaagaCGACCTTGACCAGAAATCTCCCACCAGCAATTATTACACACAAGCCGATATTATCTATCCAATTCTAATTCTAAGAGAGACAGGGAGGAACTTAAGATTAGAAGGCGAGATCAAAGCAATGGGCAATTGGTTTTCCAGAAAGTATCTGGCGGTGCATCCAATGGACCAAGATGGCGAAGATATCGTTAAAAGCAGCCTCATTACTCCATCATCAAGCAGCTTAAGAATCAAGGTTCGTATGACTACAACGCAACTAGAAGAGTTGATGGCGCTGGCGGATTTGAGCGAAGGAAGTTCGGATCTTGGTCGCGTGATCCTGCAAGAATGCTTAGATGGCAGGTTTCGTGCTCGTGTTGTCGTTGGTGATGAAGGTTTGCTGTCATCGGAATATGCAAGGAATCTATATACCATCAAGGAAGAGTAAAATGGGCTTGTAAGTTACCAAAATAAGATGGATATAACTCTTGCTGGCAGTGTGTTTGTTAGTTTGACTATGTCATGAGTAGCATGAAATCTgggtttttgtttatataaaattgatataattataagattgatGTTACAATATCAAAgtattattcttaaatattttttatcaatattctaTTAAAACCGAATATTAATTAGACTCATTGAGATTGATATGAAAGTAAGGAGTTGTTCTCATAAATTAAGATATGAGAAatatctagaactaatatgGAGGTGCTTGTCggattatatatatactgaATTGACTCGCATGAGAATTCCATACGGAGAGATTATCCGTGTATATGAAAAGGCTCACATGACAGTTGTGTAAATGATTCTTAGATGTGAGATcactatgttattttatatagagagAGTGTTATATTTTGATTCTCCTATAAGTTGTCTTAATTAAGGGTAACATATGAGCGGATattaggtataacatgaactatataaaaatatttaagtaatcaagaaaggattcatcaccttaggtgaattagaaaaaaaaaatgttttatctgttcataaatagtattaattctaaattcttgtgcaagttagaatgagatttgaaaaaaaaattcaaatcttatttaaaaaaatcaatgattacgatgtgaaaaacaaatatgatttgacatagTAAATACACTACTTgatataatatctaaattagaacattgttgatgaaaaaataataattatactaagaAACTAGTCAccgaaaggttaagtcaaaccacttatgactttcataatatttgaaAGGTCATGACAGGTTGTTAGACATTGtagttaattttcaaatataaataaattaattattgaattgataatacattaatttatttaatcatattttatttaggattataatttatatttgggtcaacttaTTAGGAATCTAATGGGTCAGACATATATGAACCATTGGTCAGaaactaaaatgaaatgattaatcaagtgtgacttgtttgtaaatgaattttagaaagtaaggactagaatataattaatacatgggATTACAATTCTAAACCTATAAataatcaagtaaggacttgattgaataaatttctaaaattaatctaaaataatatatgtgatattatttaaggtgaaatttgatattttattatttatagggtttttaggtttCCCTATAGATAGAAAattatgtcttttattttttaagggtaaAGTATAAAACagaaacacctaaaaaacacaaaataaaagagctAACACTTAAGGTACAACAATCCCTCTCTCCTAAAaagatttaagagatttttaaTTGGTAGGTATGGATTGCCATTAGAGGCCAGATATTTGAACACTCTATGGTTTGCGACAACCCAGTCTTGAAACAAATATCCATGGACGAAAAGAACATCTGATCTTCATGTAATCTTTGTATACACTCTAAATAACTCTAGATTTATTTAGTGGAATTTTTGGGACTcccaaaaagtttttaaatttacatttttCGTTGCATGAATTTGTTTCGACAAACTCAATAATCATTTCGAATGTATTGCAGAAATTTTGTAGTTGTGGTTCTGAATAGTGAATCAAGAGTGACGAGGGTTCCCTCGTTCTTTCTTCTGgcaccaaaattttcaattatttatatgCTCACTGATCTTTCAGCGTGAAGCAAACTATCAAAGTctataacattttcttttctctttcaggtaattaattttgaaattttaggagCTCgctgtaattttttatatgtttgacggctagaaaaaaaaaaaaaaaaggatgacaaTTACACCATCGAATGATCTTGTAGCTTTGTTGGAATGCAAATCATATTTCTGTTTGATGTCATCTAGCAATAGCTTTTGTAGAAACGaagtattaatatcaataaCGAGCTTATCCACACGCCCCAGCACCAAGAAGTTTCTCCAATATTAATAGTAAGTGTTATTTATGTCTCAATTAATAGCGGTGAGAAGTCCATTATCCACTGATTAAGTAGCCTTCCAATATATCGAATATTTcatgtttaatgattttttcaatatttgtaaACTGAAGATAGAACGTTACCACTGCCTGTAGTTAACTTGGAGGCACTGCAAATAATTTGTGAAGAATTACTTAAGCCTATTTCTCTATCAATCCAAGAATCATTACAGTGAAACACAACAATATCTTGAGCAGGcatcattttaaaattcttttgaacATGTGTATGATAAAACTTAACCAACAACCCGAATTAAGCAGCAAAGTATAGCAGATGTGGTGCACTGGCTCTACCCTGTGGTTACCAAAAACCCAGCAATAAAATGTACTGACCTGTAATCGGTAGTCCAGTTTAgaatttatactttaaatgatGCACCCACAGCCATAAAATACTGCTAAATTAATGCACTGACAACTGATAGAGAGCCACAAATCAATACTCTTCTCTACAAACTTCGGAAGCATATGCCTAGGGCACCAATAAGTAAAGGTTACAGAGCACAAAACAGTATTCTCTAGGgtgaaccaaaccaaaccataccaaaaccgaaccaagtggattttatggtttttaaatcAGTTTAGACGGTTTTTCCCTCTCAGGTTGGTGTTGTcatataattctttttcagtttaCTTTGTTGAtcggtttttttaaacacctctataaaaaatagatgctcaATGTTGTTATCGTGTTTTAAATAAGcaagaaaaattcataactCGAGTCAAAGACTAGACTGAGTTcaataagattgttttttttaattatataatataaaaaaattaggtaatGCAATAAATCAAtccaatgaaacaaaaaaattgacaatgatAACCTAAAAAATCCCCttgttcatattataaaaaaaagatattttgtaaatatatataaaaatatctctataatcttacttgataaaaaaaaaactttaataaaataatattaaaaatatatttttagacgttattcttagaataaaaaaaaaaggccaactAACAAAATGTCAAagggcaaaataaaaaaaaaacataaaaatgaccTAAATCAACACAAGTTAAACCATAAACATACAACCCAAGCAATGAGAACAAGgtaaccctatagaaagaaaaataaaaaaaatctgaaactcaattctcaatcaactaaatgttaatagatgaaactaaaaaaataatttaaaaaaagagaaaaaagaccTGAGCCACCTCGAGTTATTCTGCCACACCTACGACACGAGTcgtgaaaccatgataacctcatagaaaacaaaataaaaaaactacgaagtcagttctcaaccaacttaatatagaagaatgaaaaaaaaaattaatgaaaggaaaaaaaacaaccttagcaaACCTAGGTGAACTCACTAAACCCCGCGACTAggttaatattgaaggatgaaattaaaataaaatcaattaataggATCCTAAACAGAATAATAGGTAATCAAAATATCAAGaactaaattttatattaaaaaaatgacaggaAACATTGCAGTTTAGAGAGACCAACTCGTAAActgaggagagaaaaaagaagaagaaaaggaggagaagaagagacTGTCGAAGCCATGGCCACACCACATCACGTCTATTGACACACATCACCTTATGCAAAAGGCCTTCCCGAGTAACTTCCAACTCTATCAATTAAGGAAAGCAACATTTTGATGTCAGAGAAAACTACACGCAACTATAGAGCACAACAACTACCCTCACACATTATTGTGTGAGTTGCACGCGTCAGCTAGTTTCACACTGCCTGTTCACTCTAGTCCCTCAAACTTGTTCCACCTTCAAATTTTTCCCCTCAaaccttaatatttttagatcaataaaatttaatttaattgttctaAACCAAGCATTAATTGAGTGCCATATTTTTCCTTGATATTGCATGATCCTCACATCTAGGCAACCAAACCAAACTATTAAATCAGCTCCCGAACAAATTCAAtgtgaaagaataaaataaaaaaagaagttgagtgactagaaaaaaatagagttgaGCTTTTTCCATGCCCGTGCAATTCAATCCCTAATATTAGTAAGAAAAAAGAGGCTGAGAATTTGTCTAATGTTCAAATTAATTCCCCAcatccttaattattttaaataaataaattcttgtgtaaataaaattaaatactcATAGCAATAATTTAAACGGTAAACATAAAAAAGCCCCCAATCTATAGAAACAATCTGGAGTACCAAGACCTTAACCTATTTTTCTACTTTGATGAAGAAGTCACTTGCATATTAATATATTCTCTATCAAAAATTTCcattagttttaatataaaaaactgatgagtgcaataaaattaaacttttatgtctttttataTAATCTGGTTTATCATTTGGGTTTCACATTATACAAAAAAGGATCCTGAAGAATTTAATGATTTtgcatggaaaaataaaaattatataagttttataTGGCTATAGctttattaattgaaacaagGATTTGATTGATTGGGAATTCATCGATATACCAAAGAtttaatttagagaaaaaatagttttgggaCCTCATCTAGTTTGTCCTTAGCCTGGGCTGACCCAGGTGTGGGCAAATCGTCGATTGTGCAGTCCTGGGCTCTGTAATAGGGgcttatttctttcttctctagCTTTTGATTGGGCAGCAGATTGACCATACAAATTGACAAGTGCATACAATTAGCAATACTTTTCATTAATGTGAAATGGATCGAAATGCTTATAATTGATTCAACAAAAATGTTTGTATCGGACTATCATATAATAGgatttaaaagaagaagaataatctTCAAATGGTTTTGCAATGCCGATGACCTACCTTGTTACGAGTTTGTAATCAAATatgttatgttaattttttttgcttttaataaattatttcctagttgatatgaatatttagaatacaaGTAGTTATCAAAGTCTTAGTTTAAATGGAAGAGCTAGTATTCTCCAATTTTAGTGTTTATAATCTTCCATAATTTCTTTCCCTATTGTACaagttgttaatgttaaaaattgtatttataaATTGAAGTGGCAATGGAATAAATATTATAGTTTGTGACTCATAGACAAATACCAGAGTAGAACAGATCGAAGATGAGTTACTAATAAATGTAAAATTTTGCATTCAatacttctattttttctaggGTATGGCATTACTTAATGTCATGACCATGATTGCGGTGAAAAAGGTAGAACTCGTTAGGATTACTCGTCTTTGCGCCACTTTTCATGAGAGGTGGATattgcataaatttttttttttaatagccaGCACCCTAGTCCATGTGGTGGTCGGAAGTGTAGTCATGAGCTCAGGAAATATTAGGCGATCATGAATGTGCCCCTTAGTGCTCGTTTCGGATGCTTTCGTGGAAGAGTAATGGCATTGTAGGGACTCTGTTCGTACATGAAAATGAAGGCTTTTTTCACCTTAATGTAAtttttcattgtgttttttatggTGTGGGAATTCTGGTCAGATAAAGTATATAACCTTTACCAGAAGAAATAGTTGTAGACTCCATTAATCAAAGCTTTTATGGTAATAGACTCAATGAGTTTTTTCCAGATTGAGCATCTATTTGTTGAACATTTGGAGATAGGTCAATATGCTCTCATCTTTTTATCGTGAGATGGTGAAGAAatctgttatgctttttttaGCTAGAATGTTTGTGTTGAAGAGAGAGATGAGTTTAAATCTGAGATTGCAAAGACTATGGTACCATACTGGTGTAAATTCACTGAGTGTTATTGGAAGAACTTTACATATAGTATCATTATCTTATGTAACAAATTCTACAATGTTTCTCATATTTTGTATGTGTTCTCGGGAGTGTGTGAATCCTTCATAGTTGTCTAGGTTAGATTTTGCAGATACACAATCTTTAGAGAGTCAAGTGTCTAATATTTTATGACAAAGTATGGATTCTCCCTCTTGGTTATGTGTTCTTGCTTGTGAACTAATGGAGTCACAAAGCTTATCTCATGTCTAGGTCTTTTTTGGTTTATAAGTGAGACTTGAATGGAGATCGATGTGTAACACTTATCTTGATAGGGGAGAATCTAATAGGAAGGGGGGGTATAGGCATCCCCTTGCATGTATTCCTCTTCAGGTTGCTTTCTACTATTACGCCTATAGGATTCTAGGGAACTTGAGGTTTCTAGCGTGGAACGACGGTGTTGTAGTAGTGGCTCATATGCAGAGGCTGTAGTGGAACAACTAGGATTTCTGAGGCGATACGGTAAAGggttattatgaaaaaattattaatactcCTTGAACAACTAAGATTCTTTTGATGGTATAAAGCCTACTATTTCaaaatagtgaaaataaaaaactcctTGTTGTTGTGGATGTAGGCATATTATCGAACCACGTtaaatcttgtgtttttttctagCTTCTCTTCTATTGTAATAGTCATCAATAATTATTGTAggtttttcataataaaaaaaaaagtagaataaTTTTATCAGAATATCTAATTATATTTGGAGGTCAAAGTTtcttaataaacattattttggCTTATATAATCCTTTATACAAAAAAGGTTCTAAACAAACAATCAAGAAGAATCCCTAATACACACTGAAGTGGTATTAGAGCTTTGACATGGAGAAGCGAGTTAAGAACCTTGAGCTCTCTATGGCCTCTCTGTTCATAGGATAATAAGAACTTTTGAAATAGGTGACACTAATGTTTAAAAAGATTCATGATCGAGTTATTCAAATCTCTCTTTACCTTATTTATGAGGGTGAAGGATCACATTCCCATCCTTGAGAAGGGCCAATCAAGGGCAAAGACAACCATGTTTCCCCAACACCTAAAGTCATGTTGTATTTTCCTCACTTTAATGGTAGTGAAGATCTAATTAGTTGGCTATATAGAGTTGATCaattctttaaatttcattCAATATTAGTAGTTGAATGAGTATCTTTGGAATCCTACCATCTAAAGGGTGAT is part of the Populus trichocarpa isolate Nisqually-1 chromosome 2, P.trichocarpa_v4.1, whole genome shotgun sequence genome and encodes:
- the LOC127904968 gene encoding uncharacterized protein LOC127904968 — translated: MGNWFSRKYLAVHPMDQDGEDIVKSSLITPSSSSLRIKVRMTTTQLEELMALADLSEGSSDLGRVILQECLDGRFRARVVVGDEGLLSSEYARNLYTIKEE